The Anomalospiza imberbis isolate Cuckoo-Finch-1a 21T00152 chromosome 7, ASM3175350v1, whole genome shotgun sequence genome has a window encoding:
- the LOC137477496 gene encoding UDP-glucuronosyltransferase 1A1-like isoform X1, which yields MNSAAGYAAFYHTSDYTFTTEQIKQGYKAGLWHRLLRIAERGPVLPQVSFLGGTQLIPAGMAPRLSASPPVVLLLLSLLGLAAAGKLLVVWVDGSPWFTMQEGLHKLQQKGHEVVVVAPEVSLHIKPSKNFVWKIYQVPFTQEDMDKAFKAFFHVTFEEGSVLERYFKVFEAVKRFTDLAFSSCRHLLQNKELMGYLEESKFDAILTDPAIPCGVILAEHLSLPSVYFLRGIPCGFEFEATQCPNPPSYVPRGFSQLTDHMTFFQRVKNLLFDTQKLFLCDFAFQPYSKLASEFLQREVTVQDLLRKGSLWLLRLDFVLDYPRPLMPNIIPIGGANCAHKELPQDFEAMVNASGEHGIVVFSLGSMVSEIPMKKAMEIAEGLGTVPQTVFWRYTGKAPPNLPKNVKLVKWLPQNDLLAHPKTRAFITHGGSHGVYEGICNAVPMVLMPLFGDQMDNAKRVESRGAGLTLNILEMTSNDISNALKAVINDKKYKENIQRLSDLHLDRPIHPLDLAVHWVEFVMRHKGAPHLRPAAHDLNWVQYHSLDVIAFLAAVILLALFISFKCCLCCCRRCFCKKGRMGKATKAKSH from the exons AATGGCCCCGAGGCTCAGTGCTTCTCCACCAGttgtgcttctgctgctgtccctgctgggtctggctgctgctgggaagctCCTGGTGGTGTGGGTGGATGGGAGCCCCTGGTTCACCatgcaggaggggctgcacaAGCTCCAGCAGAAGGGACACGAGGTGGTTGTGGTGGCACCTGAAGTCTCATTGCACATCAAACCATCAAAGAATTTTGTGTGGAAAATATATCAAGTGCCCTTCACACAGGAAGATATGGACAAAGCATTCAAGGCATTTTTTCATGTCACATTTGAAGAAGGATCTGTTCTGGaaagatattttaaagtatttgaaGCTGTGAAAAGATTCACTGATCTTGCATTCTCCAGCTGTAGACATCTCCTGCAAAACAAAGAGCTCATGGGCTACCTTGAGGAGAGCAAGTTCGATGCCATCCTTACAGACCCTGCAATACCTTGTGGGGTGATCCTGGCTGAGCATCTTTCACTTCCTTCTGTGTATTTCTTACGAGGAATCCCATGTGGGTTTGAATTTGAAGCCACTCAGTGTCCCAATCCTCCTTCCTATGTGCCCAGGGGATTTTCACAACTTACAGACCACATGACCTTTTTCCAGCGGGTGAAGAATCTGCTCTTTGACACACAAAAACTTTTCCTCTGTGATTTTGCTTTTCAACCCTACTCAAAACTGGCTTCGGAGTTCCTGCAGAGGGAGGTGACTGTGCAGGATCTCTTACGGAAGGGCTCTCTTTGGCTCCTGAGGTTGGATTTTGTGCTAGACTATCCCAGACCCTTGATGCCCAACATCATTCCAATTGGAGGAGCAAACTGTGCTCACAAGGAACTGCCTCAG GATTTTGAGGCCATGGTGAATGCCTCCGGAGAACACGGCATCGTTGTCTTCTCGCTGGGTTCCATGGTGTCCGAGATTCCCATGAAGAAAGCCATGGAAATTGCAGAGGGCTTGGGAACAGTCCCTCAGACG GTCTTCTGGCGCTACACAGGCAAGGCACCCCCCAACCTGCCCAAGAATGTGAAGCTCGTCAAGTGGCTGCCTCAGAACGACCTCCTGG CCCACCCCAAGACTCGTGCTTTCATTACCCACGGAGGCTCCCATGGTGTTTATGAGGGAATCTGCAATGCAGTGCCCATGGTGCTGATGCCTCTGTTTGGGGACCAGATGGACAATGCCAAGCGAGTGGAGtcccggggagcagggctgACCCTGAACATCCTGGAGATGACTTCCAACGACATTTCCAATGCCCTGAAAGCAGTCATCAATGACAAAAA GTACAAGGAGAACATCCAGCGCCTCTCTGACCTGCACCTGGACAGACCCATCCACCCTCTGGACCTGGCCGTGCACTGGGTGGAGTTTGTGATGAGGCACAAGGGGGCCCCTCACCTGCGCCCCGCCGCCCACGACCTCAACTGGGTGCAGTACCACTCGCTGGACGTCATCGCCTTCCTGGCGGCCGTCATCCTCCTCGCCCTCTTCATCTCCTTCaagtgctgcctctgctgctgccgcAGGTGCTTCTGCAAGAAGGGCAGGATGGGGAAGGCCACCAAAGCCAAGTCCCACTAG
- the LOC137477496 gene encoding UDP-glucuronosyltransferase 1A1-like isoform X10, translated as MALGLRASPPVVLLLLSLLGLAAAGKLLVVPVDGSHWLSMRELVNMLQQKGHEVVVVAPEVSLHIKPSKTIVMKMYPVPFTQEEMDKVFKGSVMDLFKGGPFLERVIRQYQQAKKTSALFLATCTHLIHNKELISYLEESKFDAILTDPILPCGAILAKYLSLPSVYFLQQIPCGLEYQATQCPSPPSYVPRLFTDLTDHMTFLQRVKNMLYDIPNFFLCDVVFQPYAELASEFLKREVTVPDLLRQASVWLMKYDFVFEYPRPIMPNMVYIGGINCLQKKPLSKDFEAMVNASGEHGIVVFSLGSMVSEIPMKKAMEIAEGLGTVPQTVFWRYTGKAPPNLPKNVKLVKWLPQNDLLAHPKTRAFITHGGSHGVYEGICNAVPMVLMPLFGDQMDNAKRVESRGAGLTLNILEMTSNDISNALKAVINDKKYKENIQRLSDLHLDRPIHPLDLAVHWVEFVMRHKGAPHLRPAAHDLNWVQYHSLDVIAFLAAVILLALFISFKCCLCCCRRCFCKKGRMGKATKAKSH; from the exons atggccctggggctCAGAGCTTCTCCACCAGttgtgcttctgctgctgtccctgctgggtctggctgctgctgggaagctCCTGGTGGTGCCAGTGGACGGGAGCCACTGGCTGAGCATGCGGGAATTGGTGAACATGCTCCAGCAGAAGGGACACGAGGTGGTTGTGGTGGCACCCGAAGTCTCCTTGCACATCAAACCGTCCAAGACCATTGTGATGAAAATGTACCCTGTGCCTTTCACTCAGGAAGAGATGGATAAAGTTTTCAAAGGGTCAGTAATGGATTTATTTAAAGGAGGACCTTTTTTGGAAAGAGTTATTAGACAGTACCAACAGGCAAAGAAGacctctgctctgttcctggcCACCTGCACACACTTAATTCACAACAAAGAGCTCATCAGCTACCTTGAGGAGAGCAAGTTTGATGCCATCCTCACAGACCCTATCCTCCCCTGTGGGGCAATACTGGCCAAGTATCTTTCCCTGCCTTCCGTGTATTTCCTGCAGCAAATTCCATGTGGTTTGGAATATCAAGCCACCCAGTGCCCCAGTCCCCCTTCCTATGTCCCCAGACTATTTACGGACCTTACAGACCACATGACCTTTCTCCAGCGggtgaagaacatgctctatGACATCCCAAATTTTTTCCTCTGCGATGTTGTCTTCCAACCTTATGCAGAACTGGCTTCGGAATTCCTCAAGCGGGAGGTGACCGTGCCGGATCTCCTGCGCCAGGCTTCCGTTTGGCTCATGAA ATATGACTTTGTTTTTGAGTATCCGCGCCCCATCATGCCCAACATGGTCTATATTGGAGGCATCAACTGTCTGCAGAAGAAGCCACTCTCAAAG GATTTTGAGGCCATGGTGAATGCCTCCGGAGAACACGGCATCGTTGTCTTCTCGCTGGGTTCCATGGTGTCCGAGATTCCCATGAAGAAAGCCATGGAAATTGCAGAGGGCTTGGGAACAGTCCCTCAGACG GTCTTCTGGCGCTACACAGGCAAGGCACCCCCCAACCTGCCCAAGAATGTGAAGCTCGTCAAGTGGCTGCCTCAGAACGACCTCCTGG CCCACCCCAAGACTCGTGCTTTCATTACCCACGGAGGCTCCCATGGTGTTTATGAGGGAATCTGCAATGCAGTGCCCATGGTGCTGATGCCTCTGTTTGGGGACCAGATGGACAATGCCAAGCGAGTGGAGtcccggggagcagggctgACCCTGAACATCCTGGAGATGACTTCCAACGACATTTCCAATGCCCTGAAAGCAGTCATCAATGACAAAAA GTACAAGGAGAACATCCAGCGCCTCTCTGACCTGCACCTGGACAGACCCATCCACCCTCTGGACCTGGCCGTGCACTGGGTGGAGTTTGTGATGAGGCACAAGGGGGCCCCTCACCTGCGCCCCGCCGCCCACGACCTCAACTGGGTGCAGTACCACTCGCTGGACGTCATCGCCTTCCTGGCGGCCGTCATCCTCCTCGCCCTCTTCATCTCCTTCaagtgctgcctctgctgctgccgcAGGTGCTTCTGCAAGAAGGGCAGGATGGGGAAGGCCACCAAAGCCAAGTCCCACTAG
- the LOC137477496 gene encoding UDP-glucuronosyltransferase 1A1-like isoform X2 — MALGLRASPPVVLLLLSLLGLAAAGKLLVVPVDGSHWLSMRELVNMLQQKGHEVVVVAPEVSLHIKPSKTIVMKMYPVPFTQEEMDKVFKGSVMDLFKGGPFLERVIRQYQQAKKTSALFLATCTHLIHNKELISYLEESKFDAILTDPILPCGAILAKYLSLPSVYFLQQIPCGLEYQATQCPSPPSYVPRLFTDLTDHMTFLQRVKNMLYDIPNFFLCDVVFQPYAELASEFLKREVTVPDLLRQASVWLMKLDFVLHFPKPLMPNMVLISGVNCAYKKLNQDFEAMVNASGEHGIVVFSLGSMVSEIPMKKAMEIAEGLGTVPQTVFWRYTGKAPPNLPKNVKLVKWLPQNDLLAHPKTRAFITHGGSHGVYEGICNAVPMVLMPLFGDQMDNAKRVESRGAGLTLNILEMTSNDISNALKAVINDKKYKENIQRLSDLHLDRPIHPLDLAVHWVEFVMRHKGAPHLRPAAHDLNWVQYHSLDVIAFLAAVILLALFISFKCCLCCCRRCFCKKGRMGKATKAKSH; from the exons atggccctggggctCAGAGCTTCTCCACCAGttgtgcttctgctgctgtccctgctgggtctggctgctgctgggaagctCCTGGTGGTGCCAGTGGACGGGAGCCACTGGCTGAGCATGCGGGAATTGGTGAACATGCTCCAGCAGAAGGGACACGAGGTGGTTGTGGTGGCACCCGAAGTCTCCTTGCACATCAAACCGTCCAAGACCATTGTGATGAAAATGTACCCTGTGCCTTTCACTCAGGAAGAGATGGATAAAGTTTTCAAAGGGTCAGTAATGGATTTATTTAAAGGAGGACCTTTTTTGGAAAGAGTTATTAGACAGTACCAACAGGCAAAGAAGacctctgctctgttcctggcCACCTGCACACACTTAATTCACAACAAAGAGCTCATCAGCTACCTTGAGGAGAGCAAGTTTGATGCCATCCTCACAGACCCTATCCTCCCCTGTGGGGCAATACTGGCCAAGTATCTTTCCCTGCCTTCCGTGTATTTCCTGCAGCAAATTCCATGTGGTTTGGAATATCAAGCCACCCAGTGCCCCAGTCCCCCTTCCTATGTCCCCAGACTATTTACGGACCTTACAGACCACATGACCTTTCTCCAGCGggtgaagaacatgctctatGACATCCCAAATTTTTTCCTCTGCGATGTTGTCTTCCAACCTTATGCAGAACTGGCTTCGGAATTCCTCAAGCGGGAGGTGACCGTGCCGGATCTCCTGCGCCAGGCTTCCGTTTGGCTCATGAAGTTGGACTTTGTCTTGCACTTCCCAAAACCCTTGATGCCCAACATGGTTTTGATTAGTGGAGTAAATTGTGCTTACAAGAAGCTAAATCAG GATTTTGAGGCCATGGTGAATGCCTCCGGAGAACACGGCATCGTTGTCTTCTCGCTGGGTTCCATGGTGTCCGAGATTCCCATGAAGAAAGCCATGGAAATTGCAGAGGGCTTGGGAACAGTCCCTCAGACG GTCTTCTGGCGCTACACAGGCAAGGCACCCCCCAACCTGCCCAAGAATGTGAAGCTCGTCAAGTGGCTGCCTCAGAACGACCTCCTGG CCCACCCCAAGACTCGTGCTTTCATTACCCACGGAGGCTCCCATGGTGTTTATGAGGGAATCTGCAATGCAGTGCCCATGGTGCTGATGCCTCTGTTTGGGGACCAGATGGACAATGCCAAGCGAGTGGAGtcccggggagcagggctgACCCTGAACATCCTGGAGATGACTTCCAACGACATTTCCAATGCCCTGAAAGCAGTCATCAATGACAAAAA GTACAAGGAGAACATCCAGCGCCTCTCTGACCTGCACCTGGACAGACCCATCCACCCTCTGGACCTGGCCGTGCACTGGGTGGAGTTTGTGATGAGGCACAAGGGGGCCCCTCACCTGCGCCCCGCCGCCCACGACCTCAACTGGGTGCAGTACCACTCGCTGGACGTCATCGCCTTCCTGGCGGCCGTCATCCTCCTCGCCCTCTTCATCTCCTTCaagtgctgcctctgctgctgccgcAGGTGCTTCTGCAAGAAGGGCAGGATGGGGAAGGCCACCAAAGCCAAGTCCCACTAG
- the LOC137477496 gene encoding UDP-glucuronosyltransferase 1A1-like isoform X11: MALGLRASPPVVLLLLSLLGLAAAGKLLVVPVDGSHWLSMRELVNMLQQKGHEVVVVAPEVSLHIKPSQSFTIKTYSVPYTQEYVDQYYQKLGKNSFETLTLSFLLSNITELTNMFTSACRHLLSDRELMKYLQDSKFDAIMMDPVLPCGPVLAEYLSLPSVYFMRGLPCTLDYKAAQSPSPVSYVPKTLSSLSDHMTFPERVKNFLIGLSEPLLCHLFYLKYKSLASEFLQRDITIQELFSQAAVWLMRYDFVFEYPRPIMPNMVYIGGINCLQKKPLSKDFEAMVNASGEHGIVVFSLGSMVSEIPMKKAMEIAEGLGTVPQTVFWRYTGKAPPNLPKNVKLVKWLPQNDLLAHPKTRAFITHGGSHGVYEGICNAVPMVLMPLFGDQMDNAKRVESRGAGLTLNILEMTSNDISNALKAVINDKKYKENIQRLSDLHLDRPIHPLDLAVHWVEFVMRHKGAPHLRPAAHDLNWVQYHSLDVIAFLAAVILLALFISFKCCLCCCRRCFCKKGRMGKATKAKSH, from the exons atggccctggggctCAGAGCTTCTCCACCAGttgtgcttctgctgctgtccctgctgggtctggctgctgctgggaagctCCTGGTGGTGCCAGTGGACGGGAGCCACTGGCTGAGCATGCGGGAATTGGTGAACATGCTCCAGCAGAAGGGACACGAGGTGGTTGTGGTGGCACCCGAAGTCTCCTTGCACATCAAACC CTCCCAGTCCTTCACCATCAAAACGTATTCGGTGCCTTACACCCAGGAGTATGTGGACCAATACTACCAGAAGCTGGGGAAAAATAGCTTTGAGACCCTAACGCTCTCATTTTTACTCAGcaacatcacagagctgaccaACATGTTCACTTCTGCTTGTCGGCATCTCTTATCTGACAGAGAACTCATGAAGTACCTCCAGGACAGCAAATTTGATGCCATCATGATggaccctgtgctgccctgtggGCCAGTTCTGGCTGAGTATCTCTCCCTCCCCTCCGTGTACTTCATGCGTGGCCTTCCCTGTACCTTAGACTACAAAGCCGCGCAGTCTCCCAGCCCTGTATCCTATGTGCCCAAGACTTTATCATCTCTTTCTGACCACATGACATTCCCAGAGCGCGTGAAGAACTTTCTGATTGGGCTTTCAGAGCCTTTGCTTTGCCACctgttttatttgaaatacaAGAGCTTGGCCTCCGAGTTCCTGCAGAGGGATATAACAATACAGGAGCTGTTCAGCCAAGCAGCAGTTTGGCTGATGAGATATGACTTTGTTTTTGAGTATCCGCGCCCCATCATGCCCAACATGGTCTATATTGGAGGCATCAACTGTCTGCAGAAGAAGCCACTCTCAAAG GATTTTGAGGCCATGGTGAATGCCTCCGGAGAACACGGCATCGTTGTCTTCTCGCTGGGTTCCATGGTGTCCGAGATTCCCATGAAGAAAGCCATGGAAATTGCAGAGGGCTTGGGAACAGTCCCTCAGACG GTCTTCTGGCGCTACACAGGCAAGGCACCCCCCAACCTGCCCAAGAATGTGAAGCTCGTCAAGTGGCTGCCTCAGAACGACCTCCTGG CCCACCCCAAGACTCGTGCTTTCATTACCCACGGAGGCTCCCATGGTGTTTATGAGGGAATCTGCAATGCAGTGCCCATGGTGCTGATGCCTCTGTTTGGGGACCAGATGGACAATGCCAAGCGAGTGGAGtcccggggagcagggctgACCCTGAACATCCTGGAGATGACTTCCAACGACATTTCCAATGCCCTGAAAGCAGTCATCAATGACAAAAA GTACAAGGAGAACATCCAGCGCCTCTCTGACCTGCACCTGGACAGACCCATCCACCCTCTGGACCTGGCCGTGCACTGGGTGGAGTTTGTGATGAGGCACAAGGGGGCCCCTCACCTGCGCCCCGCCGCCCACGACCTCAACTGGGTGCAGTACCACTCGCTGGACGTCATCGCCTTCCTGGCGGCCGTCATCCTCCTCGCCCTCTTCATCTCCTTCaagtgctgcctctgctgctgccgcAGGTGCTTCTGCAAGAAGGGCAGGATGGGGAAGGCCACCAAAGCCAAGTCCCACTAG
- the LOC137477496 gene encoding UDP-glucuronosyltransferase 1-6-like isoform X7, whose amino-acid sequence MIVMWRQHVHAGLVFFLAFWSLAGGGKLLVVPQDGSHWLSMRMVLEKLWEKGHEIVAVVPDAALLLKSSQSFTIKTYSVPYTQEYVDQYYQKLGKNSFETLTLSFLLSNITELTNMFTSACRHLLSDRELMKYLQDSKFDAIMMDPVLPCGPVLAEYLSLPSVYFMRGLPCTLDYKAAQSPSPVSYVPKTLSSLSDHMTFPERVKNFLIGLSEPLLCHLFYLKYKSLASEFLQRDITIQELFSQAAVWLMRYDFVFEYPRPIMPNMVYIGGINCLQKKPLSKDFEAMVNASGEHGIVVFSLGSMVSEIPMKKAMEIAEGLGTVPQTVFWRYTGKAPPNLPKNVKLVKWLPQNDLLAHPKTRAFITHGGSHGVYEGICNAVPMVLMPLFGDQMDNAKRVESRGAGLTLNILEMTSNDISNALKAVINDKKYKENIQRLSDLHLDRPIHPLDLAVHWVEFVMRHKGAPHLRPAAHDLNWVQYHSLDVIAFLAAVILLALFISFKCCLCCCRRCFCKKGRMGKATKAKSH is encoded by the exons ATGATAGTTATGTGGAGGCAGCATGTACATGCTGGGCTTgtgttttttcttgctttctggaGTCTGGCAGGTGGTGGGAAGCTCTTGGTGGTGCCTCAGGATGGAAGTCACTGGCTGAGTATGCGGATGGTCCTGGAGAAACTTTGGGAGAAGGGGCATGAAATCGTGGCCGTAGTTCCTGATGCTGCCTTGCTCTTGAAAAGCTCCCAGTCCTTCACCATCAAAACGTATTCGGTGCCTTACACCCAGGAGTATGTGGACCAATACTACCAGAAGCTGGGGAAAAATAGCTTTGAGACCCTAACGCTCTCATTTTTACTCAGcaacatcacagagctgaccaACATGTTCACTTCTGCTTGTCGGCATCTCTTATCTGACAGAGAACTCATGAAGTACCTCCAGGACAGCAAATTTGATGCCATCATGATggaccctgtgctgccctgtggGCCAGTTCTGGCTGAGTATCTCTCCCTCCCCTCCGTGTACTTCATGCGTGGCCTTCCCTGTACCTTAGACTACAAAGCCGCGCAGTCTCCCAGCCCTGTATCCTATGTGCCCAAGACTTTATCATCTCTTTCTGACCACATGACATTCCCAGAGCGCGTGAAGAACTTTCTGATTGGGCTTTCAGAGCCTTTGCTTTGCCACctgttttatttgaaatacaAGAGCTTGGCCTCCGAGTTCCTGCAGAGGGATATAACAATACAGGAGCTGTTCAGCCAAGCAGCAGTTTGGCTGATGAGATATGACTTTGTTTTTGAGTATCCGCGCCCCATCATGCCCAACATGGTCTATATTGGAGGCATCAACTGTCTGCAGAAGAAGCCACTCTCAAAG GATTTTGAGGCCATGGTGAATGCCTCCGGAGAACACGGCATCGTTGTCTTCTCGCTGGGTTCCATGGTGTCCGAGATTCCCATGAAGAAAGCCATGGAAATTGCAGAGGGCTTGGGAACAGTCCCTCAGACG GTCTTCTGGCGCTACACAGGCAAGGCACCCCCCAACCTGCCCAAGAATGTGAAGCTCGTCAAGTGGCTGCCTCAGAACGACCTCCTGG CCCACCCCAAGACTCGTGCTTTCATTACCCACGGAGGCTCCCATGGTGTTTATGAGGGAATCTGCAATGCAGTGCCCATGGTGCTGATGCCTCTGTTTGGGGACCAGATGGACAATGCCAAGCGAGTGGAGtcccggggagcagggctgACCCTGAACATCCTGGAGATGACTTCCAACGACATTTCCAATGCCCTGAAAGCAGTCATCAATGACAAAAA GTACAAGGAGAACATCCAGCGCCTCTCTGACCTGCACCTGGACAGACCCATCCACCCTCTGGACCTGGCCGTGCACTGGGTGGAGTTTGTGATGAGGCACAAGGGGGCCCCTCACCTGCGCCCCGCCGCCCACGACCTCAACTGGGTGCAGTACCACTCGCTGGACGTCATCGCCTTCCTGGCGGCCGTCATCCTCCTCGCCCTCTTCATCTCCTTCaagtgctgcctctgctgctgccgcAGGTGCTTCTGCAAGAAGGGCAGGATGGGGAAGGCCACCAAAGCCAAGTCCCACTAG
- the LOC137477496 gene encoding UDP-glucuronosyltransferase 1A1-like isoform X3 produces the protein MVSPKPEIFFLASWAVFFLLLWTSGEGGKVLVIPIDGSHWLSMHPVVEKLRDKGHEIVVVAPEVNLRIHSSPIYTLKTYPVSYTKEFVEAEFKEMGHRSFTPHPFLEKLSKIANFTSMFLDSCKRLLSDKELIQYLEGSKFDAIFMDPFFPCGQILAEHLSLPSVYFLRGLPCSLEFQATMCPSPPSYVPRFFTRSTDRMSFWQRLGNLLATLGSSLACSVLYSPYDPLIQEFLQREATVPELFSHAAVWLMKYDFVFEYPRPLMPNMVLVGGIGCTRENKLSQDFEAMVNASGEHGIVVFSLGSMVSEIPMKKAMEIAEGLGTVPQTVFWRYTGKAPPNLPKNVKLVKWLPQNDLLAHPKTRAFITHGGSHGVYEGICNAVPMVLMPLFGDQMDNAKRVESRGAGLTLNILEMTSNDISNALKAVINDKKYKENIQRLSDLHLDRPIHPLDLAVHWVEFVMRHKGAPHLRPAAHDLNWVQYHSLDVIAFLAAVILLALFISFKCCLCCCRRCFCKKGRMGKATKAKSH, from the exons ATGGTTTCTCCAAAGCCAGAAATCTTTTTTCTTGCCTCTTGGgctgtgtttttcctgctgctgtggacttctggtgaaggtgggaAGGTCTTGGTCATACCCATCGATGGCAGCCACTGGCTCAGCATGCACCCTGTTGTAGAGAAGCTCAGGGACAAGGGACATGAAATCGTGGTGGTTGCACCGGAGGTAAATTTGCGGATCCATTCATCCCCAATTTACACCTTGAAAACCTACCCTGTGTCCTACACCAAGGAGTTTGTGGAAGCAGAGTTTAAAGAGATGGGCCACAGGAGTTTCACACCTCATCCCTTCTTGGAAAAACTCTCCAAAATTGCCAATTTTACAAGCATGTTCTTGGATTCCTGCAAGCGTCTCCTGTCTGACAAAGAGCTGATCCAATACCTCGAGGGAAGCAAATTTGATGCCATCTTTATGGATCCCTTCTTCCCATGTGGGCAGATACTGGCGGAAcatctgtccctgccctccGTGTATTTCCTACGGGGGCTGCCATGCAGCCTGGAATTCCAGGCCACAATGTGTCCCAGCCCTCCTTCCTACGTCCCACGGTTCTTCACACGCTCCACGGACCGCATGTCTTTCTGGCAGCGCCTGGGCAACCTCCTGGCCACCCTGGGCAGCTCCCTGGCCTGCTCTGTCCTTTATTCCCCCTATGATCCCTTGATCCAGGAGTTCTTGCAGCGGGAGGCGACCGTGCCCGAGCTGTTCAGCCACGCCGCTGTTTGGCTCATGAAATATGACTTTGTCTTTGAGTACCCCAGGCCCCTCATGCCCAACATGGTCTTGGTCGGAGGCATAGGCTGCACTCGGGAAAACAAATTATCCCAG GATTTTGAGGCCATGGTGAATGCCTCCGGAGAACACGGCATCGTTGTCTTCTCGCTGGGTTCCATGGTGTCCGAGATTCCCATGAAGAAAGCCATGGAAATTGCAGAGGGCTTGGGAACAGTCCCTCAGACG GTCTTCTGGCGCTACACAGGCAAGGCACCCCCCAACCTGCCCAAGAATGTGAAGCTCGTCAAGTGGCTGCCTCAGAACGACCTCCTGG CCCACCCCAAGACTCGTGCTTTCATTACCCACGGAGGCTCCCATGGTGTTTATGAGGGAATCTGCAATGCAGTGCCCATGGTGCTGATGCCTCTGTTTGGGGACCAGATGGACAATGCCAAGCGAGTGGAGtcccggggagcagggctgACCCTGAACATCCTGGAGATGACTTCCAACGACATTTCCAATGCCCTGAAAGCAGTCATCAATGACAAAAA GTACAAGGAGAACATCCAGCGCCTCTCTGACCTGCACCTGGACAGACCCATCCACCCTCTGGACCTGGCCGTGCACTGGGTGGAGTTTGTGATGAGGCACAAGGGGGCCCCTCACCTGCGCCCCGCCGCCCACGACCTCAACTGGGTGCAGTACCACTCGCTGGACGTCATCGCCTTCCTGGCGGCCGTCATCCTCCTCGCCCTCTTCATCTCCTTCaagtgctgcctctgctgctgccgcAGGTGCTTCTGCAAGAAGGGCAGGATGGGGAAGGCCACCAAAGCCAAGTCCCACTAG